A window of the Oscillospiraceae bacterium NTUH-002-81 genome harbors these coding sequences:
- a CDS encoding PBP1A family penicillin-binding protein gives MSERERELHRRRRRRRKGKRRRRRMGAGDILFASFQVFLGILLIGCMVIFYQKFGVRIVELYQEAKAKVEASDESVFWSSQTTLVYDDSDNVIQTLKGDKDVYYLKSAEIPDYVKQAFVSIEDKRFYKHKGFDMKAIFRAVVSLVRKQAITQGGSTITQQLSRNIFLSHTVRWERKVEEIFIAMQLEKKYSKEQILEYYINNIYYSNGYYGIEAASRGYFGKSVSELDLSQIALLCAIPNSPGRYDPRTNLSETLKRRDRILDEMEEDSVIDSATCQSAKAEDIVLADTKTENVSNYMQSFATNCAVKELMKLQGFTFQYEFSSDAQRATYDEEYAQVYEECHNLLVTGGYRVYTSLNEQKQEVLQQAVDETLIDFVNHGTDGVYAMQGAAACIDNATGEVVAVVGGRSQDDVTSSLNRAYQSSRQPGSTIKPLVVYAPALEGSYTADTVIDDHKFEGGPENAGGVYYGNVTLRRAVEKSLNTVAWQVFEKVGVENGLKRLYEMEFAKIVDADKQLSTSLGGLTKGTNVVEMASGYATLANEGQFRTPTCIVKITDAFGNLLVDNTGAETVQVYTGNAARTMTDILEGVMKSGTGSRLSLNDMPSAGKTGTTNDNKDGWFVGYTAYYTTAVWAGCDQVRALNGLSGSSYPGTIWNQFMETIHQGLEKKQLND, from the coding sequence ATGTCTGAAAGAGAGAGAGAGCTGCACAGAAGGCGTCGCCGGAGGCGCAAAGGGAAGCGCCGCCGGAGAAGAATGGGGGCAGGCGACATCCTGTTTGCTTCCTTCCAGGTATTCTTGGGGATCCTTCTGATCGGCTGTATGGTTATTTTTTATCAAAAATTCGGTGTCCGGATCGTGGAGCTCTACCAGGAGGCGAAGGCCAAGGTGGAGGCTTCTGACGAGTCCGTGTTCTGGTCATCCCAGACGACGCTGGTGTACGACGACAGCGATAACGTGATCCAGACACTGAAAGGCGACAAGGATGTCTACTATCTGAAATCCGCGGAGATTCCGGATTACGTAAAGCAGGCCTTTGTCAGCATCGAGGACAAGCGGTTTTACAAACATAAGGGCTTTGACATGAAGGCCATTTTCCGGGCGGTGGTATCGCTGGTGCGCAAGCAGGCCATCACCCAGGGCGGCAGCACCATCACCCAGCAGCTGAGCCGGAATATTTTCCTGTCTCATACGGTGCGCTGGGAGCGGAAGGTGGAAGAAATCTTCATTGCCATGCAGCTGGAGAAGAAGTATTCCAAGGAGCAGATCCTGGAATATTACATCAACAATATTTACTATTCCAACGGCTATTACGGCATCGAGGCGGCCAGCCGGGGGTATTTTGGCAAGAGTGTCTCGGAGCTGGATCTGTCTCAGATTGCTCTGCTCTGTGCGATCCCCAACAGCCCGGGCCGCTATGACCCGCGGACGAATCTTTCCGAGACGCTGAAACGGCGGGATCGGATCCTGGATGAGATGGAGGAGGACAGTGTCATTGACAGCGCTACCTGTCAGAGTGCCAAGGCCGAGGATATTGTGCTGGCGGATACGAAGACGGAGAATGTCAGCAACTATATGCAGTCCTTTGCGACCAACTGTGCGGTGAAGGAGCTGATGAAGCTGCAGGGATTCACCTTCCAGTATGAATTTTCCAGCGATGCACAGCGGGCAACCTATGATGAGGAATATGCCCAGGTGTATGAGGAATGCCACAATCTGCTGGTGACCGGTGGTTACCGGGTATACACCTCCCTGAACGAGCAGAAGCAGGAGGTGCTGCAGCAGGCAGTGGATGAGACGCTGATCGATTTTGTGAACCATGGAACGGACGGCGTGTATGCCATGCAGGGTGCGGCAGCCTGCATCGACAATGCCACGGGTGAAGTGGTGGCCGTGGTGGGTGGCCGGAGCCAGGACGATGTGACCAGCAGCCTGAACCGGGCGTACCAGAGCAGCCGTCAGCCCGGCAGTACCATTAAACCGCTGGTGGTGTATGCACCGGCGCTGGAGGGCAGCTATACGGCAGATACTGTCATTGATGATCACAAATTTGAGGGCGGCCCGGAAAATGCGGGCGGCGTCTATTATGGAAATGTGACGCTGCGGCGGGCGGTGGAGAAATCACTGAACACCGTGGCCTGGCAGGTATTTGAGAAGGTCGGTGTGGAAAACGGCCTGAAACGGCTGTATGAGATGGAGTTTGCCAAGATCGTGGACGCTGATAAGCAGCTGTCCACCTCCCTGGGCGGCCTGACCAAGGGCACCAACGTGGTGGAGATGGCTTCCGGCTATGCAACACTGGCCAACGAAGGGCAGTTCCGGACCCCTACATGCATCGTGAAGATCACAGATGCCTTTGGCAACCTTCTGGTGGATAACACCGGTGCAGAGACGGTACAGGTGTACACGGGCAATGCAGCCAGAACTATGACCGATATTCTGGAAGGCGTCATGAAGAGCGGTACCGGCAGCCGCCTTTCCCTGAATGACATGCCATCTGCCGGTAAAACCGGTACGACCAACGACAACAAGGACGGCTGGTTTGTGGGCTATACCGCGTACTATACCACTGCTGTCTGGGCCGGCTGTGACCAGGTGCGTGCGCTGAATGGCCTGTCGGGATCCTCCTATCCAGGTACCATCTGGAATCAGTTCATGGAGACGATCCATCAGGGGCTGGAGAAAAAACAACTGAATGATTAA
- a CDS encoding hydratase has protein sequence MVTLSRGGAWLLNGTEIVEEGQEAALQAKLGAVPSKEEAAQQTIAYGILKAHNTSDNMEKLKLKFDKLTSHDITFVGIIQTARASGLERFPIPYVLTNCHNSLCAVGGTINEDDHMFGLSCAKRYGGVYVPPHQAVIHQFAREMLAGCGKMILGSDSHTRYGALGTMAIGEGGGELVKQLLCQTYDVNMPGVVGVYLKGAPRKGVGPQDVALAIIGAVFANGYVKNKVMEFVGPGVASLSADFRIGVDVMTTETTCLSSIWRTDEKIEEYFDIHGRREEYAELNPGAVAYYDGMITVDLSEVKPMIAMPFHPSNTYTIEELKANLMDILEDCEKKAAVSLDNAVDFTLKNKVHNGKLYVDQGIIAGCAGGGFENICDAADILRGRSIGPDEFTLSVYPASTPIFMELVKNGSVADLLGAGAVVKTAFCGPCFGAGDTPANNGFSIRHSTRNFPNREGSKLQSGQIASVALMDARSIAATAANKGFLTAADEMDVEFRGPKYFFDKTIYENRIFDSKGVADPSVEIKFGPNIKDWPAMSALPDNLVLQVVSEIHDPVTTTDELIPSGETSSYRSNPLGLAEFTLSRKDPEYVGRAKAIQKAQKAVEAGTCPLEAVEDLKAVMAAVQKDYPNVGKGNVGFGSTIFAVKPGDGSAREQAASCQKVLGGWANIANEYATKRYRSNLINWGMLPFVIDAGELPFHNLDYLFIPDVRTAIADKKAEIPAYVVKGGALAPFTLRMGELTDDEREIILKGCLINYNRR, from the coding sequence ATGGTTACATTATCCAGGGGCGGTGCCTGGCTGCTGAACGGCACCGAGATCGTGGAAGAGGGACAGGAAGCTGCCCTGCAGGCAAAGCTTGGCGCAGTGCCTTCCAAGGAGGAAGCTGCACAGCAGACCATCGCCTACGGTATTTTGAAAGCACACAACACATCTGACAATATGGAGAAGCTGAAGCTGAAATTCGACAAGCTGACTTCTCATGACATTACCTTTGTGGGCATCATCCAGACAGCCCGGGCATCGGGACTGGAGCGGTTCCCCATCCCCTACGTGCTCACCAACTGCCACAACAGTCTGTGCGCGGTGGGCGGCACCATCAACGAGGATGACCACATGTTTGGCCTTTCCTGTGCAAAACGCTACGGCGGCGTCTATGTTCCGCCGCATCAGGCAGTCATCCATCAGTTTGCCAGAGAGATGCTGGCAGGCTGCGGCAAGATGATCCTCGGCTCCGACAGCCACACCCGTTACGGCGCGCTGGGTACCATGGCCATTGGCGAGGGCGGCGGCGAGCTGGTAAAACAGTTACTCTGTCAGACCTACGATGTGAATATGCCGGGTGTGGTGGGCGTGTATCTGAAAGGAGCGCCCCGCAAGGGTGTGGGCCCTCAGGACGTGGCGCTGGCCATCATCGGTGCGGTGTTTGCCAACGGCTATGTGAAAAATAAGGTGATGGAGTTCGTGGGCCCCGGCGTGGCTTCCTTGAGTGCCGATTTCCGGATCGGCGTGGACGTGATGACCACCGAGACCACCTGCCTGTCCTCCATCTGGAGAACCGATGAAAAAATCGAGGAATATTTTGACATTCACGGCCGCCGGGAGGAGTATGCAGAGCTGAACCCGGGGGCAGTGGCTTACTACGATGGCATGATCACCGTGGATTTGAGCGAAGTAAAGCCCATGATCGCCATGCCTTTCCACCCCAGCAACACGTACACCATCGAGGAATTAAAAGCGAACCTGATGGATATTCTGGAGGACTGCGAGAAAAAGGCAGCTGTCAGTCTGGACAATGCGGTGGATTTCACACTGAAAAATAAAGTACATAACGGAAAATTATATGTAGACCAGGGCATCATCGCAGGCTGTGCCGGCGGCGGATTTGAAAATATCTGTGACGCGGCGGATATCCTGCGGGGCAGAAGCATCGGCCCGGATGAGTTTACACTGAGCGTTTATCCGGCCAGCACGCCGATCTTTATGGAACTGGTGAAAAACGGTTCCGTAGCAGACCTTCTCGGCGCCGGTGCCGTGGTGAAAACCGCATTCTGCGGCCCCTGCTTTGGCGCGGGAGATACTCCGGCCAATAACGGCTTCTCCATCCGCCATTCTACAAGAAACTTCCCGAACCGGGAGGGCAGTAAGCTCCAGAGCGGCCAGATTGCTTCCGTGGCGCTTATGGATGCCCGTTCCATCGCGGCAACTGCGGCCAACAAGGGCTTCCTGACGGCAGCAGATGAGATGGATGTGGAATTCCGCGGCCCGAAATACTTCTTTGACAAGACCATTTATGAGAACCGGATTTTTGACAGCAAGGGCGTGGCAGATCCTTCCGTGGAGATCAAGTTCGGCCCCAACATCAAGGACTGGCCGGCCATGTCGGCACTGCCGGACAACCTGGTGCTCCAGGTCGTATCCGAGATCCACGATCCGGTGACCACCACCGACGAGCTGATCCCCTCCGGCGAGACATCCTCCTACCGTTCCAACCCTCTGGGACTGGCAGAGTTCACTCTGTCCAGAAAAGATCCGGAGTATGTGGGCCGGGCAAAGGCCATCCAGAAAGCTCAGAAAGCTGTGGAGGCAGGCACCTGTCCGCTGGAAGCCGTGGAAGACCTGAAAGCAGTTATGGCTGCGGTGCAGAAGGATTACCCGAACGTGGGCAAGGGCAATGTGGGCTTCGGCTCTACGATTTTTGCCGTGAAGCCGGGTGACGGCTCCGCCAGAGAGCAGGCGGCTTCCTGTCAGAAGGTACTGGGCGGCTGGGCCAACATCGCCAACGAATATGCCACCAAGCGGTACCGCTCCAACCTGATCAACTGGGGCATGCTGCCCTTCGTCATTGATGCGGGAGAGCTGCCGTTCCACAATCTGGACTACCTGTTTATTCCGGATGTCCGCACAGCCATTGCGGACAAGAAGGCGGAGATTCCGGCTTATGTAGTGAAAGGCGGTGCGCTGGCACCTTTCACCCTGCGCATGGGCGAGCTCACCGATGACGAGCGGGAGATCATTCTGAAAGGATGTCTGATCAATTACAATCGTCGGTAA
- a CDS encoding ABC transporter permease, protein MAAKTTDAKQKKSKINGILILQIATVVALLLWMEISVTTGRVSKVFMAAPSGIVEEAVKIIANGTLQPHLLVTLEEVAVGYVLAGVVGVALALLWTLFPKTEAYGSVFCSAIMAIPKTAILPILVLWFGIGFQSKVVLIFLFSVFQILYNTLTGAKQCKEEYLKVARVFRASRVQTVFGVILPAALPSMFNGFRIAAATAMTGVVFSEMQSAKGGLGYLLRESQELLNTSRMFFLIILVTLISVLLTKLVTAVEYMICHRWRKV, encoded by the coding sequence ATGGCAGCAAAAACGACTGACGCAAAGCAGAAGAAATCAAAGATAAACGGCATTCTGATCCTGCAGATCGCGACGGTTGTGGCACTCCTTCTGTGGATGGAGATTTCCGTCACCACAGGAAGAGTCAGCAAGGTATTCATGGCGGCGCCCAGCGGCATCGTAGAGGAAGCGGTAAAAATCATTGCCAATGGAACCCTGCAGCCCCATCTGCTTGTGACCCTGGAGGAGGTGGCGGTGGGATATGTGCTGGCCGGTGTGGTGGGTGTGGCTCTGGCGCTCCTGTGGACGCTGTTTCCCAAAACGGAAGCCTACGGCAGCGTGTTCTGCTCCGCCATCATGGCTATCCCCAAGACGGCTATCCTGCCCATCCTGGTACTCTGGTTCGGCATCGGCTTCCAGTCCAAGGTCGTTCTGATCTTCCTGTTTTCGGTATTTCAGATCCTGTACAATACGCTGACCGGCGCCAAGCAGTGTAAAGAAGAATATTTAAAGGTGGCGCGGGTGTTTCGGGCGTCCCGGGTACAGACCGTGTTCGGTGTTATTTTACCGGCAGCCCTGCCTTCTATGTTCAACGGATTCCGGATCGCAGCGGCTACAGCCATGACCGGCGTGGTCTTTTCGGAAATGCAGTCAGCCAAGGGCGGACTTGGGTATCTTTTGCGGGAATCCCAGGAGCTGTTAAACACCTCCCGGATGTTTTTTCTGATCATCCTGGTGACCTTGATTTCCGTATTACTGACAAAGCTTGTGACAGCGGTGGAATACATGATCTGCCATCGCTGGAGAAAAGTATAA
- a CDS encoding amidohydrolase, whose product MDQIERKIVQHIEENREQILAFADDIYHHAELGYKEFRTSEKFASIMKQHLSHVDEHLAVTGVKAYLNEDRKEQFSLALLGEMDALKIPNHIYAVPETGAAHCCGHHAQLAGVVGAMLALTDPEIADKLDGQVIFFATPAEEYGEVEFKKSLMQEGKIQYGGGKCELIRIGAFDDVDAGIAHHIREEGILAGKGSGNGFVSKVITIHGKAAHAAFRPEKGVNALSAASLGLQALALNRETFRDEDCVRVHPIMTKGGDLVNVVPEEAVIETLVRGKTLEAFADAAEKTDRSFRAGALAMGAGIAIETMPGYLPAIYQEYPEELTEALEELAEGRPVERVKPGTHTGGSTDVGDVQHLLPVYTFHTGGMSGGRHQSDFGIVDEEEAYILTAKVFAVSAYRMLKDGAALAKQLKKEYHPVFASKEEYIAFMDQFRVVKEENYGNRSL is encoded by the coding sequence ATGGATCAGATCGAACGAAAGATCGTACAGCACATTGAGGAAAACCGGGAACAGATCCTTGCCTTTGCGGATGATATTTATCATCATGCGGAGCTGGGCTATAAGGAGTTTCGGACCAGTGAAAAATTTGCCAGTATTATGAAGCAGCATCTGTCCCATGTGGACGAGCACCTGGCGGTGACCGGTGTGAAGGCTTACCTGAATGAGGATCGGAAGGAGCAGTTTTCCCTGGCGCTGCTGGGAGAGATGGACGCATTGAAGATACCCAATCACATTTACGCGGTGCCGGAGACGGGCGCGGCCCACTGCTGCGGGCATCACGCACAGCTGGCCGGTGTGGTGGGTGCCATGCTGGCGCTGACAGATCCGGAGATCGCGGACAAGCTGGACGGACAGGTGATCTTCTTCGCCACTCCTGCCGAGGAGTACGGGGAAGTGGAGTTTAAGAAAAGCCTCATGCAGGAAGGCAAGATCCAGTACGGCGGCGGCAAATGTGAGCTGATCCGCATCGGTGCTTTCGATGATGTGGATGCCGGCATCGCCCATCACATCCGGGAGGAGGGCATCCTGGCCGGAAAGGGCAGCGGCAACGGCTTCGTTTCCAAGGTCATCACCATTCACGGAAAAGCAGCTCACGCGGCGTTCCGACCGGAAAAGGGCGTGAATGCCCTGTCTGCGGCTTCCCTGGGATTACAGGCACTGGCGCTGAACCGGGAGACTTTCCGGGATGAGGATTGTGTGCGGGTACATCCCATTATGACAAAGGGCGGCGATCTGGTGAATGTGGTGCCGGAGGAGGCGGTCATTGAGACGCTGGTGCGGGGCAAAACGCTGGAAGCCTTTGCGGATGCCGCGGAAAAGACCGACCGTTCCTTCCGGGCCGGGGCACTGGCCATGGGAGCCGGCATTGCAATAGAGACCATGCCGGGATATCTGCCTGCCATTTATCAGGAGTATCCGGAAGAACTGACGGAGGCACTGGAAGAGCTGGCAGAGGGGCGCCCGGTGGAGCGGGTAAAACCCGGAACCCATACCGGCGGTTCCACCGATGTGGGAGATGTCCAGCATCTGCTGCCGGTGTACACCTTCCATACCGGGGGCATGTCCGGTGGCCGCCATCAGAGCGATTTCGGCATTGTGGATGAGGAAGAAGCATACATCCTCACCGCCAAGGTTTTCGCAGTCAGTGCTTACCGGATGCTGAAGGACGGCGCGGCGCTGGCAAAACAGCTGAAAAAAGAATACCATCCGGTATTTGCATCCAAAGAGGAATACATCGCATTTATGGATCAGTTCCGTGTGGTGAAGGAGGAAAATTATGGAAACAGGAGCCTATGA